The proteins below are encoded in one region of bacterium:
- a CDS encoding thiamine phosphate synthase: GADFVQLGYHSVPLEAAAPLCKARGLGFGCSCHSLEQARQAVAAGASYIYLGTIFATASKPGVQAAGVGLVREVCSQVTDIPVFAIGGMSAATAPQVAAAGAFGCAAVSALWRPGDPRTELAAMSRAFGPGAY; this comes from the coding sequence GGGCGCCGATTTCGTACAGCTCGGCTATCATTCCGTGCCCCTGGAGGCAGCGGCCCCGCTTTGTAAGGCACGCGGCCTGGGGTTCGGTTGTTCCTGCCACTCGCTGGAGCAGGCGCGGCAGGCCGTTGCTGCCGGGGCCTCTTACATCTACCTGGGCACGATCTTCGCCACGGCCAGCAAACCGGGGGTGCAAGCCGCCGGGGTGGGTCTGGTGCGCGAGGTCTGCAGTCAGGTGACAGATATACCGGTGTTCGCGATAGGCGGGATGAGCGCAGCGACCGCACCGCAGGTGGCGGCGGCCGGGGCTTTCGGCTGCGCGGCGGTCTCGGCCCTCTGGCGTCCCGGGGACCCGCGGACCGAGCTTGCCGCCATGAGTCGGGCTTTCGGGCCTGGAGCGTATTAA
- the thiS gene encoding sulfur carrier protein ThiS yields MLTIEINGEKRQVEPGLTVAELLEQIGVTGRRVAVERNREIVPRAAWSGTALAAGDSFEIIELVGGG; encoded by the coding sequence ATGCTGACCATAGAGATCAACGGTGAGAAACGCCAGGTGGAGCCTGGCCTGACCGTGGCCGAGCTGCTGGAGCAGATCGGGGTGACAGGACGCCGCGTGGCGGTGGAGCGCAACCGCGAGATCGTGCCCCGCGCCGCCTGGAGCGGCACGGCGCTGGCCGCGGGCGACAGTTTCGAGATCATCGAGCTGGTGGGCGGCGGCTGA